From Halobacillus sp. Marseille-Q1614, the proteins below share one genomic window:
- a CDS encoding LacI family DNA-binding transcriptional regulator → MNPTIKDVARHANVSIATVSRILNSTSAGYSEKTKKLVMEAVEELGYKPNAVARGLKNTKTQTIGVLFPDISGMVSSELLHGIEKVAHSLGHSVIVCNTASQGEKTLDYLKLLSEKRVEGILFASEEITDEYYEAIKEMNVPAVLVSTKSHKHPLPYVKVDDRDASYAAASYLINKGHEKIGMISGIKEDPIAGSPRIDGFKAAMRDQLGNESPIVVSAQGFSYEDGLTMFEKLMEAAPETTAIFAASDEMAIGAMASAYRMNIKVPEDISVIGYDNLKISEMAIPPLTTLSQPLREMGETAAELLFEALKTGGTTQSIIMPHQIIERESVKVLQ, encoded by the coding sequence ATGAACCCAACCATTAAGGATGTAGCTAGACATGCCAATGTTTCGATTGCTACTGTTTCAAGAATTTTAAATAGTACGTCTGCTGGTTATTCAGAGAAGACAAAAAAGCTCGTGATGGAGGCTGTTGAGGAATTAGGATACAAGCCCAATGCTGTAGCCAGGGGACTGAAAAATACAAAAACGCAAACCATTGGGGTGCTTTTCCCTGATATTTCCGGGATGGTCTCTTCTGAGCTATTACATGGAATTGAAAAAGTTGCTCACAGCTTGGGACACAGTGTAATTGTATGTAATACAGCTTCACAAGGGGAAAAAACACTCGATTACTTAAAGCTGTTAAGTGAAAAAAGAGTCGAAGGGATTTTGTTTGCCAGTGAAGAAATAACGGATGAGTATTATGAAGCCATCAAAGAGATGAATGTTCCAGCAGTTTTGGTTTCTACCAAGTCTCACAAACATCCGCTTCCTTATGTAAAGGTCGATGATCGTGATGCTTCATATGCGGCTGCTTCTTATTTGATTAATAAAGGACATGAGAAGATAGGTATGATCAGCGGAATTAAAGAAGACCCAATCGCCGGCTCTCCGCGGATTGATGGGTTTAAAGCAGCGATGAGAGATCAGCTGGGAAATGAATCCCCTATTGTGGTTTCAGCACAGGGTTTTTCTTATGAAGACGGACTTACGATGTTTGAAAAGTTAATGGAAGCAGCTCCTGAAACGACAGCTATTTTTGCAGCCAGTGATGAAATGGCGATTGGAGCAATGGCTTCAGCCTATCGAATGAATATTAAAGTACCTGAAGACATTTCCGTTATCGGCTATGATAATTTAAAGATTTCCGAAATGGCCATACCTCCCCTCACTACCTTATCCCAGCCGCTGAGGGAAATGGGGGAAACGGCAGCTGAATTATTGTTTGAAGCTTTAAAAACAGGCGGTACGACGCAAAGCATTATTATGCCCCATCAAATCATCGAACGTGAATCCGTAAAAGTTTTGCAGTAA
- a CDS encoding general stress protein — MDKRIMGAVFSQVGDTERAIKDLQGHGYGPQDISVFARDRNKVNVLEDETDLHVSTNKGKRGEKVGKGAGIGAASGGILGGLTGLIVGLGILAIPGIGQIAAAGPIVAALSGLGLGAGGGGIVGALVGAGMPEEEAKQYEEHLRAGKIIVMVEADEKHENTIYQTFLSNKTENNSMYPRRKESHVSTHDHTETKPRVSNNEGVGERRSRRSVR, encoded by the coding sequence ATGGATAAAAGAATCATGGGAGCCGTATTTTCTCAAGTAGGCGATACCGAACGAGCGATTAAAGATTTACAAGGGCACGGCTACGGTCCTCAGGATATTTCAGTGTTTGCCAGGGATAGAAATAAAGTAAACGTCCTTGAAGATGAAACAGATCTTCATGTATCGACCAATAAAGGAAAACGAGGAGAAAAAGTTGGGAAAGGGGCAGGTATTGGAGCAGCTTCAGGCGGTATTCTTGGCGGACTGACGGGCTTAATCGTAGGGCTTGGAATTCTGGCTATTCCCGGGATCGGTCAAATCGCAGCAGCCGGCCCAATCGTTGCCGCTCTTTCCGGACTCGGTCTTGGAGCCGGTGGCGGCGGTATTGTGGGTGCGCTTGTTGGAGCCGGCATGCCGGAAGAAGAAGCGAAACAGTATGAGGAGCACTTAAGAGCCGGGAAAATCATCGTGATGGTCGAAGCTGATGAGAAACACGAAAACACGATCTATCAAACTTTCTTATCAAACAAAACAGAGAATAATTCGATGTATCCAAGAAGGAAAGAAAGCCACGTCTCCACCCACGATCATACGGAAACCAAACCCAGGGTTTCAAATAATGAAGGCGTCGGCGAAAGACGAAGCAGGCGTAGTGTCCGTTAA